Genomic window (Geotrypetes seraphini chromosome 6, aGeoSer1.1, whole genome shotgun sequence):
agaataccgcCTAGCAAGATGTATGTGTAAATTCAAATTGTTGCAAATTAATACCAATAATTATTAATGTCCacttattgacattaattggcttGTTTGCATGTAAactgcatgcccaaatttgcacacttttttgagtaatttaaaaaaaaatgtctgacCCATGACAGCGTGGGAGCGCAAGTCATCTTTTTCAGTTAAGTCTTTGAACATGCCTTTGGGTGGCTTTGCCCTTTTCTACACCTAAGCTGTAAAATGAGGGAATTTTTTTTGCCTGTAAAAGTATTGAAAGCGGGGTTTTTTCTGTGCCTATGGGTATTTGTCACTGCTACgttaatctgaggcttttttctccctctTACTTTGGGTGTATGCTGGGTTTGAATCGGGGTGCCTCTCAGTGCCACAGTTGgacaacaatttttgaaattataTGAATATTTTGTGTTTTGTCCTCATAGTATTTAACACACTTTTTTTGagtaccatttattgaatctggagtacagtactcccctgaaatttgtggAGGTTCCATTCTAGGACCccctgcaaatttaaaaaaactgcaaatagggttggcaggggggggcaggagagggcagctgacatgtcagcgggtgaagaaaatcaatcagtctgctctgaccacctcttcctgtagtaaagtcgggctacaccaatcaggagctgctttcacACACaggtcctgattggtgtagctctTTActacaagaagaggcggtcggagcagactgcgaatgagcGACTCCGCGAACCGCGaatttgcaggggaacactgtatagtgTCTTCCCCTGAGTGTGCAAGAGAGCACTTCAGCCATTAAAGAAAGTTTGCTTTCATGGACTTCAGATCTTCtttcaaataaacaacaaaaaggTCCATAGTCAGAAGACTCTTCATGTTCATTTCAGAAGTTACACTGATAACTCTTTACTTTTCAAATTTCTGTGCTGGTGAGAAATCTAATTTTATCCAGACTTGTCTGGTTAAAATTGAACCTATTAAATATAGGAAGAGGGTGAAAAATACTGagggcacaatttaccttttacTGAATAATATTGATTTTCAGGACTATCTGGTTAAGTGTAGCCAATTAAAACAGACTCAAACCTGCTATTTATGCAGTTTTTACTGTATAAAAATATCTGGTTAATCCtcttatcaagctgtgctgccaAGCAGTGCAAGCTCAATGCCGAGTCACCCATTGTATTCCTATAGGCGACTCggcatttagcttgtgctgctcAGCAGTGCAGTTTGataagagggggtaaatttattGTGCAGTATTCAGCTGCATTGATTTAATCTGTCCTTGAATATCTGGTTACAGATAACCTGGATAAGTTATCTTAAGATAAAGCACCTGCTGAATGCTGACCTCTTTGTGgcagaaactgtttacaggagactGCTGGAAATTGATTAATGGCTTCAGGCTTTCAGTTTCTTTATTACATGGTAAAAATAACAGCATTATTTCTAAGGGTCAAAGCTCTTGCTTTCATTTTTAGGTCTGTGTTAAATAGGGTCATGTGTGTGGTGGGTTGGTTGCCTTGCCAAAGTTTGGGTTAGTGAATAACAGGATCTTGAGATGGAAAGTCCTAGGTTGGAAAGGAGTCATACACTGGTGAGTGACTTATCAGGGAAAACCCTCTGGAATAAATGAATACAAAGAGTTGGAACACCCCTCATGGTCATTTCTGCCAGTCTTTGAGGGCTGCTAAcagatcaagttttcaggatttccttaatgaatatgcatgagacaaataTGCTTACAGTGGAGGTAGTAGCAGGCAAATCTCTTATGAATgttcattatgaatatcctgatAACCTACAACTGTTGGTAGCCCAGGAGGACTGGAAATAAACACCAAAGCCCTTAGAAAAGATGGGTAATTCAGTCCCTTAAGTCCCAAGAGGATGGTAAAGTTTGGACTCCTTTTAATTGGTACTGTGCTGTCAATCAGACTCAGATTTAGGCCCAGCCAATATATACACCTTTTTAAGGTGCAAATCTTTAAAGACAGCAAATACATGGGTCATAGAAGAGCCTGGCCACAAACTTTCTTAGAACACAAGGAGAAAGGGATGGCACTCTAGTACTCCCCTCCACCAGTTCTCACTTACTCTCTGGTCCAGTATCTGGGCACCAATATCTTAAATTCAGCTCTGCTGTCATTACTTAACAGTTTCTTTCTTTCATGAAGgtgaggagtggcttagtggtagagctgctatctcagcaccctaaggttgctGGATCAAATCtgagtgctgctccttgtgaccctgggcaagtctcttaatcctccattgccccaggtacaaaataagtacctgtgcaTATAAAACCACAACTTCCGAACAAAGATTTTGATGTACATGGACTTTGGAGACCACATGGCATACATCAGATATAGCTACTAGAAGTCTGCACCATAACCAAGGAGAAGTCATAGTCCCATTCCCTATGACTTCTCCTTGGTTATGGTGCAGACTTCTAGTAGCTATATCTGATGAATGCCATGTGGACTCCAAAGTCCATGTACATTAAAATCTTTGTTCGGAAGTTGTGGTTTTATTGATCAGATAATTATATTTACAATCTAGTTTAGTCCTGGGTAGAAGAATCATTATTCAATCCCCCAGTCTTTCACCAGATACTGCCAGAATTTCTGTCCTTCATATTTCCAAGgcatgtcatttttttttctgtctaaaCTTCTCATTTTATTTGCAGATGGTGACACTACTTGCAAGAAGACCACCAAACCTCTGTTCTTCCACCCCTTTACCAAAGGATGTAATATCATCATGGATGAGCTACATGGCTTTGCTGAGCGAAGCAACTCCTTCAATAATGGAATCCTCTTCACCAATCGGCCCATCTGTGTTAAAGAGGTGGTGGCATTGAAAATCCTTAAGGCAGAAATGAATTGGCATGGTGGAATAAGAGTGGGCTTTACCTCCTTGAACCCTTCTGAGATTGACCCTCTGACACTGCCCCAGTATGTCTGCCCAAACCTCACAATGCTGCATGGATTCTGGGCTGCTGAAATACCAGATGAGTTTGCTCAGGAAGGAATGGTGTCCCACTTCTGGGTGGAAAAGAATGGCAAAGTCTTCTGCAGTACTGATGAGGGGagaaaactgcattttctgtttgaTAGGGTGCCTGTTGACTGTCCGCTCTGGGCCATTGTGGATCTTTATGGAAGGACCAAAGCAGTACAACTGCTAGGTAAGAAACCAGGACTGGTAGTGCATTCTTTTAATGAAAGGTTtgtaaacctcccccccccccccatcatcaaGAAATTGGAAAAGGGaattatataccacctttttgtggcatttcaaagctgacgttcaaagccgtgggcactggaggattaagtgacttgcccaggatcacaaggagcagtactgggatttgatctcacaacctctgggtgtagaggtagcagctctaccagtgagccataaAAGATCAGGATACTAGTTAGTTAATTTTTTCAGGGCAGGTTGATTCAATTCTCATTTTACCCCACAGCATGTATGAATTTATACTTATTtccttaaaaaagaaaaaccccaaACAACCCAAAAACGGATCTACCACTTCACACAGGAAGTGGGATAAAACCTgcatattcaatttttttaatcaATAGTGGTGTTCATTGAAATACCAGAAATTTTCAactcagtcaggtttt
Coding sequences:
- the NEURL3 gene encoding E3 ubiquitin-protein ligase NEURL3 isoform X1: METEQRWEKRLDAFVCTYIEVYSSHLDKASLMNVLFSDGDTTCKKTTKPLFFHPFTKGCNIIMDELHGFAERSNSFNNGILFTNRPICVKEVVALKILKAEMNWHGGIRVGFTSLNPSEIDPLTLPQYVCPNLTMLHGFWAAEIPDEFAQEGMVSHFWVEKNGKVFCSTDEGRKLHFLFDRVPVDCPLWAIVDLYGRTKAVQLLDPSQVTQTLKRLPSITQFQIPALPKEATASVNLSRSPQFDDMEECIICFRKGTNAIIYPCMHASVCFICAQIVFRTTATCPMCRGKMKTVCKVPFSLSKNKDIS
- the NEURL3 gene encoding E3 ubiquitin-protein ligase NEURL3 isoform X2: METEQRWEKRLDAFVCTYIEVYSSHLDKASLMNVLFSDGDTTCKKTTKPLFFHPFTKGCNIIMDELHGFAERSNSFNNGILFTNRPICVKEVVALKILKAEMNWHGGIRVGFTSLNPSEIDPLTLPQYVCPNLTMLHGFWAAEIPDEFAQEGMVSHFWVEKNGKVFCSTDEGRKLHFLFDRVPVDCPLWAIVDLYGRTKAVQLLEATASVNLSRSPQFDDMEECIICFRKGTNAIIYPCMHASVCFICAQIVFRTTATCPMCRGKMKTVCKVPFSLSKNKDIS
- the NEURL3 gene encoding E3 ubiquitin-protein ligase NEURL3 isoform X3, whose protein sequence is MGSCLGLIDGDTTCKKTTKPLFFHPFTKGCNIIMDELHGFAERSNSFNNGILFTNRPICVKEVVALKILKAEMNWHGGIRVGFTSLNPSEIDPLTLPQYVCPNLTMLHGFWAAEIPDEFAQEGMVSHFWVEKNGKVFCSTDEGRKLHFLFDRVPVDCPLWAIVDLYGRTKAVQLLDPSQVTQTLKRLPSITQFQIPALPKEATASVNLSRSPQFDDMEECIICFRKGTNAIIYPCMHASVCFICAQIVFRTTATCPMCRGKMKTVCKVPFSLSKNKDIS